GATGATCCGGGTGCGGCCGGCGGCAAAGCCCGCCTCGACGAAGATGCGCCGGGCGATGCGCTGATGCTCGACCTCGACGTCGATCGTGGTGAGTACACCGTCGGGGCGCATGCCCCGCAGCAGCCAGACACCGCTGACCCCGGTCCCGGTGCCGATCTCCACGACCGCGCGGGCGTTTCCGGCGGCGGCCAGCAGCCGCAGCGCCGCACCGGCGCCGGGCGTCACCGCGTCGAGGCCGATTTCCCGGGCGAGGCTGCGGGCCGTGCGTAACACGAGATCCTCGGTCACGTACGACTCGGCGAACTGCAGAGCCTGGGTCGTCCAGGGGCCGGAACCGGCGACCGTGGCGATGGGACACCTCCGGGCGGCGCGTGTCACACAGGGCGAGTGGGCACTGTGAGCCTAGAGGCGACGTGGAGCGAGCGCAGCCGCGCATCCCGGCATTGACGATCACGGGTGGCAACGGCCGAGTCCGTCGGGGCGTCCGTGCAATCCTGGAAGCGGTGTCCGTTCGAGCGGGCCAGCGGGCCTCAGGTCGTGGAACGGGCCCCGGGACGAGTGGGAGGCAGCGACGTGACCGACGGCTGGGACTGGCGCCGGCCCGGGACGGGTCCGGGACCGGCGGGCTCGCCGCCGTTCGGGTACCTCCCTGCGGGTTCGCCAGGCGGTCCGGCGGGGACGCCTTCCCCGTGGTGGTCCGATGCGCTCGCCGACCCGTGGCGTGATCCGGCCGCTCCCGCGGCGGTGGTGGTGCCGGCCGTGCCCCTGACCGGCGCCGTGCCGGAGCCGGTCACCGACCCCGACGTCCCCGGCCGGCCAGCCCTGCGGCACCTGGTGCTCATTCCGCTGGTCACGGCCCTGCTCGCTGGCTCGCTGGGCGGCGCGCTCGGGTACGCGTTCGCGGTCCGGAGTGGTGGTGCGGGTCCGGTGCTCGGTGCCGGCCCGGCACGGCCGCCGGAGTTGGCCCAGCGCAAGCCGGAGTCGCTGGCCGGGGTGGCGGAGCGGGTGCTGCCGAGCGTGGTGACGGTCCGGGTGGCAGGCGTCGGCGGGACCAGCGAGGGTTCCGGGTTCATCGCGACCGCCGACGGCCACGTGATCACCAACGACCACGTGGTGGCTGGCGCCACCGGCCGGGCCTCGGTGATCTTCCACGACGGCAGCGCGGCTCCGGCCAGCGTGGTCGGGCAGGACCCGGAGTCCGACCTCGCGGTCATCAAGGTCGCGAAGGGCGGTCTGCCGCCGGTGGAGTTCGGCGACTCCGACACGCTCGCTGTGGGTGACCCGGTGCTCGCCATCGGTTCGCCGCTTTCGTTGGCCAACACGGTCACCGCCGGCATCGTCAGCGCGCTCGACCGGACCTTGCGGGCGGGCGAGCCGGGCGGCCCGACCCGATACTACGCAGCGATCCAGACCGACGCGGCGGTCAACCACGGCAACTCCGGCGGCCCGCTGGTTGACGGAGATGGGCGGGTGATCGGCGTCAACGCCACGATCAAGTCACTCGTCGCGGAGGGACAGGAGGCGGGAAACATCGGCCTCGCCTTCGCTATCCCGATCAATCAGGCCAAACGGATCACCCAGGACATCATCGGCACCGGCAAGGCTCGCCGTACGGTGATCGGTGCCCAGATCGGCGGCGCCGGCCGCAGCGCCGGTGGGGGCGTGCGGCTGAACTCGGTGGAGCCGTCGGGCCCGGCGGCCGGGGCCGGGCTACGGGCCGGTGACGTGATCCTCAAGCTCAACGGTCGCCCGATGACCGAGCCGACCGACCTGATCGCGCTGATTCGCAAG
The sequence above is a segment of the Micromonospora sp. WMMA1363 genome. Coding sequences within it:
- a CDS encoding trypsin-like peptidase domain-containing protein; this encodes MTDGWDWRRPGTGPGPAGSPPFGYLPAGSPGGPAGTPSPWWSDALADPWRDPAAPAAVVVPAVPLTGAVPEPVTDPDVPGRPALRHLVLIPLVTALLAGSLGGALGYAFAVRSGGAGPVLGAGPARPPELAQRKPESLAGVAERVLPSVVTVRVAGVGGTSEGSGFIATADGHVITNDHVVAGATGRASVIFHDGSAAPASVVGQDPESDLAVIKVAKGGLPPVEFGDSDTLAVGDPVLAIGSPLSLANTVTAGIVSALDRTLRAGEPGGPTRYYAAIQTDAAVNHGNSGGPLVDGDGRVIGVNATIKSLVAEGQEAGNIGLAFAIPINQAKRITQDIIGTGKARRTVIGAQIGGAGRSAGGGVRLNSVEPSGPAAGAGLRAGDVILKLNGRPMTEPTDLIALIRKYAPGSVVTVEYRRGSSRRNTSVTLAADAK